A single genomic interval of Demequina sp. NBRC 110054 harbors:
- the fgd gene encoding glucose-6-phosphate dehydrogenase (coenzyme-F420): MTLKLGYKASAEQFGPRELVELAVEAERHGFESAAISDHFQPWRHTGGHAPFSLAWLAAAGERTSTITLGTSVLTPTFRYNPAVLAHAFATLGMLSPDRIWLGVGSGEALNEIATGWDGAGEQRWPEFKERFARLRESVRLMRALWAGERVSFEGDYYSTHDASIYDKPDGGIPVYIAAGGPVVAKYAGRAGDGFICTSGKGRELYTEKLLPAVAAGAEAGGKDPASVDRMIEIKLSYEESEETALDNTRFWSPLSLPAEAKHDITDPVEMERAADALPIETIASRWIVGTDPDDVAARIGEYVEMGFTHLVFHAPGHDQRRFMDLFERDLAPRLRALG; encoded by the coding sequence CTACAAGGCCTCCGCGGAGCAGTTCGGCCCGCGCGAGCTCGTGGAGCTCGCCGTCGAGGCGGAGCGGCACGGTTTCGAGTCCGCCGCCATCAGCGACCACTTCCAGCCGTGGCGCCACACCGGCGGCCACGCGCCCTTCTCGCTCGCGTGGCTCGCTGCGGCCGGCGAGCGCACCTCGACCATCACGCTCGGCACCTCGGTGCTCACCCCGACCTTCCGCTACAACCCCGCGGTCCTCGCGCACGCCTTCGCGACCCTGGGCATGCTGAGCCCCGACCGCATCTGGCTCGGCGTCGGCTCGGGCGAGGCGCTCAACGAGATCGCGACGGGCTGGGACGGCGCGGGCGAGCAGCGCTGGCCCGAGTTCAAGGAGCGCTTCGCGCGCCTGCGCGAGTCCGTGCGCCTCATGCGCGCGCTGTGGGCGGGCGAGCGGGTGAGCTTCGAGGGCGACTACTACTCGACCCACGACGCCTCGATCTACGACAAGCCCGACGGCGGCATCCCCGTCTACATCGCCGCGGGCGGCCCGGTCGTCGCGAAGTATGCGGGCCGCGCGGGCGACGGCTTCATCTGCACCTCCGGCAAGGGCCGCGAGCTCTACACCGAGAAGCTGCTGCCGGCGGTCGCCGCGGGCGCCGAGGCGGGCGGCAAGGACCCGGCCTCCGTGGACAGGATGATCGAGATCAAGCTCTCCTACGAGGAGAGCGAGGAGACCGCCCTTGACAACACCCGCTTCTGGTCGCCCCTGTCGCTGCCCGCCGAGGCCAAGCACGACATCACGGACCCGGTCGAGATGGAGAGGGCCGCCGATGCCCTCCCGATCGAGACCATCGCGTCGCGGTGGATCGTCGGCACGGACCCGGACGATGTGGCGGCGAGGATCGGCGAGTACGTCGAGATGGGCTTCACGCACCTCGTGTTCCACGCGCCGGGTCACGACCAGCGTCGCTTCATGGACCTGTTCGAGCGTGACCTCGCACCGAGGCTGCGCGCGCTCGGCTGA
- a CDS encoding thioesterase family protein, with amino-acid sequence MPAVTVPIPLRWSDCDAYGHVNNVAIVGLLEEARVRALWDDDDPIMPPLGSGSDVWVLVADVTTRYRRIIDHRVAPIQAEVSVSRCVGASFVVDYRLLVDGEVCVEASTTMAMVEAATGRPTRLTTEQRERLLALAVDEG; translated from the coding sequence GTGCCTGCCGTCACCGTGCCCATCCCGCTGCGCTGGTCCGACTGCGACGCCTACGGCCACGTCAACAACGTGGCGATCGTGGGGCTGCTCGAGGAGGCGCGCGTGCGCGCGCTGTGGGACGACGACGATCCGATCATGCCGCCGCTCGGCTCGGGCTCCGACGTGTGGGTGCTGGTCGCGGACGTGACCACGCGCTACAGGCGCATCATCGACCACCGGGTGGCGCCGATCCAGGCGGAGGTCTCCGTCTCGCGCTGCGTCGGCGCGAGCTTCGTCGTCGACTATCGGCTGCTCGTCGACGGCGAGGTGTGCGTCGAGGCGTCCACGACGATGGCGATGGTCGAGGCGGCCACGGGGCGCCCGACGCGCCTCACCACGGAGCAGCGCGAGCGCCTGCTCGCGCTCGCGGTCGACGAGGGCTGA
- a CDS encoding serine/threonine-protein kinase, with translation MARRTTSAPPVLPGYTYIRPLGTGGFADVFLFEQDMPRRVVAVKVLIDDAINPAVLSAFTAEADTLARLSSHPSIVTVHQASISGDGRPYLVMEYCPDTLRAEMKREPLSVSRTLDAGVRMAGALETAHRSGILHRDIKPSNLLVTSLGTPVLADFGIASAVSRGGDAGDTVALSLPWSAPEVVRGDTTGAIATEVWSLGATLYTLLTARAPFEPAGQPKLPRRKMEERILRGRPEPLERDDLGDRFAEVLGRTLTKDPAGRPSSMLELGEQLRWAQYELGLPTTPLEVAAAEWAAAAAPVADEPSRPPVVSTVKQDSRRAARAQHLASSQRRDAASGRGTAERSSRRPLLIGAAAGAAAVAAVAILLAAL, from the coding sequence GTGGCGCGACGTACGACCTCAGCCCCGCCCGTGCTGCCGGGCTACACCTACATCCGCCCGCTCGGCACGGGTGGCTTCGCCGACGTGTTCCTGTTCGAGCAGGACATGCCGCGTCGCGTGGTCGCGGTCAAGGTGCTCATCGACGACGCGATCAACCCCGCGGTCCTGTCGGCCTTCACCGCGGAGGCCGACACGCTCGCACGGCTCAGCTCGCATCCGTCGATCGTCACGGTCCATCAGGCCTCGATCTCCGGGGACGGCCGCCCCTACCTCGTGATGGAGTACTGCCCCGACACGCTCCGCGCGGAGATGAAGCGCGAGCCCCTGTCCGTGAGCAGGACCCTCGACGCCGGCGTGCGGATGGCAGGCGCGCTCGAGACGGCCCACCGCTCGGGGATCCTCCACCGCGACATCAAGCCCTCGAACCTCCTCGTCACCTCCCTTGGCACGCCCGTCCTCGCGGACTTCGGCATCGCCTCGGCGGTCTCGCGCGGCGGCGATGCCGGCGACACCGTCGCGCTGTCGCTCCCCTGGAGCGCCCCCGAGGTGGTGCGAGGCGACACGACCGGGGCCATCGCCACCGAGGTGTGGTCGCTCGGGGCGACCCTGTACACGCTCCTCACCGCCCGCGCACCGTTCGAGCCCGCGGGGCAACCGAAGCTCCCGCGCCGCAAGATGGAGGAGCGCATCCTCAGGGGCCGACCCGAGCCGCTCGAGCGGGACGACCTGGGAGACCGCTTCGCCGAGGTGCTCGGACGCACCCTCACGAAGGACCCGGCGGGCCGCCCTTCCTCGATGCTCGAGCTCGGCGAGCAGCTCCGCTGGGCGCAGTACGAGCTCGGCCTGCCGACCACGCCACTCGAGGTCGCCGCTGCCGAGTGGGCCGCCGCCGCGGCCCCCGTCGCCGACGAGCCGTCGCGCCCGCCCGTCGTGTCGACGGTCAAGCAGGACTCGCGCCGCGCGGCGAGGGCGCAGCATCTGGCCTCGAGCCAGCGACGCGACGCCGCGTCCGGCCGCGGAACCGCGGAGCGCTCGTCGCGGCGTCCCCTGCTCATCGGCGCCGCCGCCGGAGCGGCCGCCGTCGCGGCCGTCGCGATCCTCCTGGCGGCGCTGTGA
- a CDS encoding Ig-like domain-containing protein, with the protein MAEASAAPRRRSPLLRTAGIVASVGVIATAIIVAPGYEVQETPSVETSVWVTRDDGQYAQVDTELGEFEAVRTVSDPSDVVQAGTRGIVFAQAYGQAWAITGADPADLVDADAEDGTAVAAEVPSGVDTVASAGDTLVYLTDAGEVLLGSLPDADGASSSPYALDPYAAVAAEDDAAYVADAVAIDADGTVVMYSAAESAVRTYRVGAGFDDAVETVPSAPDADSGLAMALVSGRWVLMSADTGEMWISGLSAPIATGAADGAVLQDGSSDRDDALVADSEGLVSVALADGATTRLAEATGSPAAPVVVDGVAYAAWVSTTSGSLWSSDRAEVLGLDVLTTAFDDARAVSPAFRSNGDRAVLTETTTGMVWLVSDGTLLPVDEWDPLAESEEQEGTVEVDDVVEQEPPVAVDDVLGVRAGAVVSLPLLLNDYDPNSKDVLTIDPASLTPVDEGFGEVGLIADDQAAVVSVADTSGTATFTYAVTDGSASSEPATVTLTVVDDDTETAPVWCGTDGCVKEWPTPQVAPGGYVAVDVLSGWVDPEGDPVVLQDAVVEDASAPVTVVPTADGRGVIRHLDENAGDDDLSITVTVADSLGATAQRTLEVQVTSSPTLVASPTAISLGVDETTTVDLADVVSGGSGSYRLVSAVASTGLEELLSVLPSAADGTIDLTAAQEGSFTATYTVEDTATLARQTAVIRVTASAAVRALAAAPLTAFVRPGEDTTVDVLGAVASTGARVLMVQEASTSSAALSVSVVDQAYVRVSATTAAEDTGLLGVADVLIADGTGAAVRTQLTVILLPATHGVGAIAAPDAVTVRAGAQVDIPVLDNDVSPRGERLILHPDVTGSDAQGELAFASDAVVRYVAPTTPGVYTVRYSAYLQSDPTVLDTGTITVTVIAEGANSAPQPRDLEARVLAGQSVRVTIDTAGIDPDGDAVTLSSVSQPEAGSGVVTIGPTGRSIVYQAPEGGVEGGQVELTYAVRDAQGETGTATLRIGVLSDELTDVAPVTYGDNVSVALGSSSPATVQPLTNDRDPLQGELVLTDLRPNAEPGTEEYARLESLIASSTDLEAGIVALRAGDAEGTHSYVYTVESQTSFSTAEGLIVVDVADDPAPDTIAVTDTVVTLENRSVLETDGLDVVDGQVAWTTGNVSGLTLSLWDEAPAGFTVEGSRIVGTLPEEATVVPFVLTGTDAAGNEAVGYGFLRIPALDDMRIQTATGLNAIEVDEDDSVEVVVRDLLGVGAGDAVEIQQGEEFAVQRAAAACTPVADDSLAYAAGREAPWSDTCSLVVRVEGQTTWSVVPIPFTIVPADPQAILGAHSRTVVPGDTETIQMLEQMVSWEGGRVGDIDSLDLIASYSGSAFDVTQSGATLTVVAKADARPGTRETVTVTSSAYGGLSSTITLVVGSAVPDAPVGATLSRQCDVSEGTCTLTIVGVSGEYDPFEGAPRAGLELVGVGDSAGDSARCSVATVHVSNETQVTVTWPSSNRPTGGECAVDFTVADAQGRTGRGTLTIDVLGYPSTPSSVTTQSYGADFVTMLVSLGPAAQSHPSLTGVALYEGDTQVPASCAQSGPTAYLCTVTGLTNGEQHTYTARAVNSVGESSPTSPVTTWAYDQPVVEELSAQTVYRAGRTTVDNGVAALTITAAADVEQFQIVTTGETVARTGATTQAEIVLPVGTHQVQVVPVSRYAPPTTGTSEGQSLSVSVTVAGKPRFDAGSVTATSSGRSLTLSYPDVDANYSTRATSVVTAAWLGSTPSCTMSAAGEAVVTGASATSTTSTVAGLTANERYHVGVCASNGFGTAWLASADTYLTWVAPAAPTGNAEYSVATTPSWDGATASFLDVTAPTWDRLAGFTIYYTYDGGSASSRFSLSPAATQSIAAAYCRTDDPSLCGDTTTVRAANDSPPTTVTVEFPTACYTDGDDPATLVRVSSAAQGAADVSIDNATDEYVVRFRAAFADLPDLRYALERCAIPDPSPDPSTDPSAGTGG; encoded by the coding sequence ATGGCGGAGGCCTCGGCCGCGCCACGACGCAGGAGCCCGCTGCTCCGCACGGCGGGGATCGTCGCTTCCGTCGGCGTGATCGCCACGGCCATCATCGTGGCCCCGGGCTACGAGGTTCAGGAGACCCCTTCCGTCGAGACGTCGGTGTGGGTCACGAGGGATGACGGGCAGTACGCGCAGGTCGACACCGAGCTCGGCGAGTTCGAGGCCGTCCGCACCGTGTCCGATCCGAGCGACGTGGTCCAGGCGGGCACACGGGGCATCGTCTTCGCACAGGCGTACGGGCAGGCGTGGGCGATCACGGGAGCGGACCCGGCCGACCTCGTCGATGCGGACGCGGAGGACGGCACCGCGGTCGCGGCCGAGGTGCCCTCGGGCGTGGACACGGTCGCCTCGGCGGGCGACACGCTCGTCTACCTGACCGATGCAGGCGAGGTGCTGCTCGGCTCGCTTCCGGATGCGGACGGCGCATCCTCGAGCCCCTACGCGCTCGACCCGTATGCGGCCGTCGCGGCCGAGGACGATGCGGCCTACGTCGCCGATGCGGTCGCGATCGACGCCGACGGCACCGTGGTGATGTACTCCGCGGCCGAGAGCGCGGTGCGGACCTATCGTGTCGGCGCGGGATTCGACGACGCCGTCGAGACCGTGCCGTCCGCCCCCGATGCCGACTCGGGGCTCGCGATGGCCCTCGTCTCCGGTCGCTGGGTGCTCATGTCCGCGGACACGGGCGAGATGTGGATCAGCGGGCTGTCCGCGCCGATCGCGACCGGCGCGGCCGACGGAGCCGTCCTCCAGGACGGCTCCTCGGACAGGGACGATGCGCTGGTCGCCGACTCGGAGGGCCTCGTGTCCGTCGCGCTCGCGGACGGCGCGACGACTCGCCTCGCGGAGGCCACGGGCTCCCCCGCGGCCCCGGTCGTCGTGGACGGCGTCGCCTATGCCGCGTGGGTGTCGACCACCTCGGGCTCGCTGTGGTCGAGCGACCGCGCCGAGGTCCTCGGCCTCGACGTGCTCACCACGGCCTTCGACGATGCGCGCGCCGTCTCGCCCGCGTTCCGCAGCAACGGCGATCGCGCGGTGCTGACGGAGACCACGACGGGCATGGTGTGGCTGGTGTCCGACGGCACGCTGCTGCCCGTCGACGAATGGGACCCGCTCGCGGAGAGCGAGGAGCAGGAGGGCACGGTCGAGGTCGACGACGTGGTCGAGCAGGAGCCCCCCGTCGCCGTGGACGACGTGCTCGGCGTGCGCGCGGGAGCGGTCGTGTCGCTCCCGCTGCTGCTCAACGACTACGACCCGAACAGCAAGGATGTGCTCACGATCGACCCGGCCTCGCTCACCCCGGTCGACGAGGGCTTCGGCGAGGTGGGTCTGATCGCCGACGACCAGGCCGCGGTCGTGAGCGTCGCTGACACCTCGGGGACAGCGACGTTCACCTACGCCGTGACCGACGGCAGCGCGTCCTCCGAACCCGCGACCGTCACGCTCACCGTCGTCGACGACGACACAGAGACCGCGCCCGTGTGGTGCGGTACCGACGGCTGCGTCAAGGAGTGGCCGACCCCGCAGGTCGCCCCGGGCGGCTACGTCGCGGTCGACGTGCTGTCGGGATGGGTCGATCCCGAGGGCGACCCGGTGGTGCTGCAGGATGCCGTCGTGGAGGACGCGTCCGCGCCCGTCACGGTGGTCCCGACGGCGGACGGCAGGGGCGTCATCCGGCACCTCGATGAGAACGCGGGCGATGACGACCTGTCGATCACCGTCACGGTCGCCGACTCCCTCGGCGCGACCGCGCAGCGCACGCTCGAGGTGCAGGTGACGTCCTCGCCGACGCTCGTCGCGAGCCCGACCGCGATCAGCCTCGGCGTCGACGAGACCACGACCGTCGACCTGGCCGACGTGGTCAGCGGAGGCTCGGGCTCGTACCGCCTTGTCAGCGCGGTGGCCTCGACCGGGCTCGAGGAGCTGCTGTCGGTGCTGCCGAGCGCCGCGGACGGAACGATCGACCTCACCGCGGCCCAGGAGGGCTCCTTCACCGCGACCTACACCGTCGAGGACACCGCGACCCTCGCCCGCCAGACCGCGGTGATCCGAGTGACGGCGAGCGCCGCGGTGCGCGCCCTCGCCGCGGCTCCCCTGACCGCATTCGTGCGACCGGGAGAGGACACGACCGTCGACGTGCTCGGCGCCGTGGCCTCGACCGGCGCTCGCGTGCTGATGGTCCAGGAGGCCTCCACGAGCTCGGCCGCGCTCAGCGTGAGCGTCGTCGATCAGGCGTACGTGCGCGTCAGCGCGACCACGGCCGCCGAGGACACGGGACTGCTCGGCGTCGCCGACGTCCTGATCGCGGACGGCACGGGCGCCGCGGTCCGCACGCAGCTCACGGTGATCCTCCTGCCCGCGACACACGGCGTCGGCGCGATCGCCGCGCCCGACGCCGTGACGGTGCGAGCGGGGGCCCAGGTCGACATCCCCGTCCTCGACAACGATGTGTCGCCGCGCGGCGAGCGGCTGATCCTCCACCCCGACGTGACTGGCTCGGACGCTCAGGGCGAGCTCGCTTTCGCCTCGGACGCCGTCGTGCGCTACGTCGCCCCGACGACCCCCGGGGTCTACACGGTCCGCTACTCCGCCTACCTGCAGAGCGACCCGACCGTGCTCGACACCGGGACGATCACAGTCACCGTCATCGCCGAAGGCGCGAACTCCGCTCCCCAGCCCCGCGACCTCGAGGCCCGCGTCCTGGCCGGGCAGAGCGTGAGGGTCACGATCGACACCGCGGGGATCGACCCCGACGGCGATGCGGTGACGCTGTCGTCCGTGTCGCAGCCCGAGGCGGGCTCCGGCGTCGTGACCATCGGCCCGACCGGACGCTCGATCGTCTACCAGGCCCCCGAGGGCGGCGTCGAGGGCGGCCAGGTGGAGCTCACCTATGCCGTGCGCGATGCTCAAGGCGAGACAGGCACCGCGACCCTCCGGATCGGGGTGCTGTCCGACGAGCTGACCGACGTCGCCCCGGTGACCTACGGCGACAACGTGAGCGTCGCGCTCGGCTCCTCCTCACCCGCAACCGTCCAGCCGCTCACCAACGATCGGGACCCGCTCCAGGGCGAGCTCGTGCTCACCGACCTGAGGCCCAACGCGGAGCCGGGCACCGAGGAGTACGCGCGCCTCGAATCGCTGATCGCCTCGTCCACCGACCTCGAGGCCGGCATCGTGGCGCTGCGCGCGGGCGACGCCGAGGGCACGCACTCGTACGTGTACACCGTCGAGTCGCAGACGTCCTTCAGCACCGCCGAGGGGTTGATCGTCGTCGACGTGGCCGACGACCCTGCGCCAGACACGATCGCCGTGACCGACACCGTGGTCACGCTCGAGAACCGCTCCGTCCTCGAGACCGACGGTCTCGACGTGGTCGACGGGCAGGTCGCGTGGACCACGGGGAACGTGTCGGGCCTCACGCTCTCGCTGTGGGACGAGGCGCCGGCGGGCTTCACCGTCGAGGGCTCCCGGATCGTCGGGACGCTCCCGGAGGAGGCCACCGTCGTGCCGTTCGTGCTCACCGGCACCGACGCGGCGGGGAACGAGGCCGTCGGCTACGGCTTCCTGCGGATCCCCGCGCTCGACGACATGCGCATCCAGACCGCGACAGGGCTCAACGCGATCGAGGTCGACGAGGACGACTCCGTCGAGGTGGTGGTCCGCGACCTGCTCGGGGTCGGCGCGGGGGACGCGGTCGAGATCCAGCAGGGGGAGGAGTTCGCCGTGCAGCGAGCGGCGGCCGCGTGCACACCCGTCGCCGACGACTCGCTCGCGTACGCGGCGGGCCGCGAGGCCCCCTGGAGCGACACCTGCTCGCTCGTGGTGCGCGTCGAGGGGCAGACGACCTGGTCCGTCGTCCCGATCCCGTTCACGATCGTGCCCGCAGACCCGCAGGCGATCCTCGGCGCCCACAGCCGCACCGTCGTGCCCGGGGACACCGAGACGATCCAGATGCTCGAGCAGATGGTGTCGTGGGAGGGCGGCCGCGTCGGCGACATCGACTCGCTCGACCTGATCGCGTCGTACTCCGGCTCCGCATTCGACGTCACGCAGTCCGGCGCCACGCTCACCGTCGTCGCGAAGGCTGACGCACGCCCGGGCACCCGCGAGACCGTCACCGTCACGTCGTCCGCGTACGGAGGACTGTCCTCGACCATCACGCTCGTGGTCGGCTCTGCCGTGCCCGACGCCCCCGTCGGCGCGACGCTGTCCCGGCAGTGCGACGTCTCCGAGGGGACCTGCACGCTGACCATCGTCGGCGTCTCCGGCGAGTACGACCCGTTCGAGGGCGCGCCGCGGGCCGGCCTCGAGCTCGTCGGTGTCGGCGACTCGGCGGGCGACTCGGCGCGCTGCTCCGTCGCGACCGTGCACGTGTCCAACGAGACCCAGGTCACGGTGACCTGGCCCTCGAGCAACCGCCCCACGGGAGGCGAGTGCGCGGTCGACTTCACGGTGGCGGACGCGCAGGGCCGCACCGGGCGAGGAACCCTGACCATCGACGTGCTCGGCTACCCGTCCACGCCCTCGAGCGTGACCACCCAGTCGTACGGCGCCGACTTCGTCACGATGCTCGTCTCGCTCGGCCCTGCGGCGCAGTCCCACCCCTCGCTCACAGGCGTCGCGCTCTACGAGGGCGACACGCAGGTGCCCGCGTCGTGCGCGCAGTCAGGCCCCACCGCCTACCTGTGCACCGTCACGGGACTCACGAACGGCGAGCAGCACACGTACACCGCGCGGGCGGTCAACTCGGTGGGAGAGTCCTCGCCCACGTCGCCCGTGACCACCTGGGCCTACGACCAGCCCGTCGTCGAGGAGCTCTCCGCCCAGACCGTCTACCGCGCGGGACGCACGACGGTCGACAACGGCGTCGCCGCCCTCACCATCACGGCGGCGGCCGACGTCGAGCAGTTCCAGATCGTCACGACCGGCGAGACCGTGGCGCGCACGGGCGCGACGACCCAGGCCGAGATCGTCCTGCCGGTCGGCACCCACCAGGTCCAGGTGGTTCCCGTCAGCCGCTACGCGCCACCGACGACGGGGACGAGCGAGGGCCAGTCGCTCTCGGTCAGCGTCACGGTCGCCGGCAAGCCGCGCTTCGACGCCGGATCCGTGACCGCCACGTCCTCCGGGAGGTCCCTCACCCTCTCCTACCCCGACGTCGACGCCAACTACTCGACGCGGGCCACGAGCGTCGTGACCGCCGCGTGGCTCGGGAGCACGCCCTCGTGCACGATGAGCGCCGCGGGCGAGGCCGTGGTGACCGGGGCGTCCGCGACGTCGACGACGAGCACGGTGGCCGGGTTGACCGCCAACGAGCGCTACCACGTGGGCGTCTGCGCCTCGAACGGCTTCGGCACCGCCTGGCTCGCCTCCGCCGACACCTACCTCACCTGGGTGGCACCGGCGGCGCCTACCGGCAACGCCGAGTACTCGGTGGCCACCACCCCGTCGTGGGACGGCGCGACGGCATCGTTCCTCGACGTCACTGCCCCGACCTGGGACAGGCTCGCGGGCTTCACCATCTACTACACCTACGACGGCGGCTCCGCGAGCAGCCGCTTCTCGCTGTCCCCCGCAGCGACCCAGTCCATCGCCGCCGCCTACTGCCGCACCGACGACCCGAGCCTGTGCGGCGACACGACCACGGTGAGGGCGGCGAACGACTCCCCGCCGACGACCGTCACCGTCGAGTTCCCGACCGCCTGCTACACCGACGGCGACGATCCTGCGACCCTCGTGAGGGTCTCGTCGGCCGCCCAGGGCGCCGCCGACGTGAGCATCGACAATGCGACCGACGAGTACGTGGTGCGGTTCCGCGCCGCGTTCGCGGACCTGCCCGACCTGCGCTACGCGCTCGAGCGATGCGCCATCCCCGATCCTTCGCCGGACCCCTCCACAGACCCGTCCGCGGGCACCGGCGGGTGA
- a CDS encoding MoxR family ATPase, with protein MTISTEQVQWYAQTFSAVADNVEQVILGKRHVIELVLATQLSGGHVLLEDVPGTGKTALARALARSQSGTASRLQFTPDLLPGDVTGITVYDQKKGEFEFHPGPIFANVVLADEINRASPKTQSALLEVMEEGNVTVDGVTRAAAAPFLVIATQNPVEQAGTYRLPEAQLDRFMVKTSIGYPDEAATMRILQGVPAGRREAESVLAPDQMTSMIDMGLTVHVSPLVSDYVIRLVDATRRATEVRLGVSVRGAIALSRLAMTWAAAHGRTYVTPDDVRDLAIPALSHRLILEPEAEFDGVGATDVIGQVLLDVPPPAENGQA; from the coding sequence ATGACGATCTCCACCGAGCAGGTGCAGTGGTACGCCCAGACGTTCTCGGCCGTCGCCGACAACGTCGAGCAGGTGATCCTGGGCAAGCGCCACGTCATCGAGCTCGTCCTCGCGACGCAGCTGAGCGGAGGGCATGTGCTCCTCGAGGATGTGCCAGGCACGGGCAAGACGGCGCTCGCTCGGGCCCTCGCGCGGTCGCAGAGCGGCACCGCCTCACGCCTGCAGTTCACGCCCGACCTGCTCCCCGGCGACGTCACGGGCATCACGGTCTACGACCAGAAGAAGGGCGAGTTCGAGTTCCACCCCGGGCCGATCTTCGCGAACGTCGTGCTCGCGGACGAGATCAACCGCGCGAGCCCCAAGACGCAGTCGGCCCTGCTCGAGGTCATGGAGGAGGGCAACGTCACGGTGGACGGCGTCACACGCGCCGCGGCGGCCCCCTTCCTCGTGATCGCGACGCAGAACCCAGTCGAGCAGGCGGGCACCTACCGCCTCCCCGAGGCGCAGCTCGACCGCTTCATGGTCAAGACCTCGATCGGGTACCCCGACGAGGCGGCGACGATGCGGATCCTGCAGGGCGTGCCCGCGGGCCGCCGCGAGGCGGAGAGCGTCCTCGCCCCCGACCAGATGACGAGCATGATCGACATGGGACTCACCGTGCACGTCAGCCCCCTCGTCTCCGACTACGTCATCCGGCTCGTCGACGCGACTCGGCGCGCGACCGAGGTGCGCCTGGGCGTGTCAGTCCGCGGCGCGATCGCGCTGTCGCGCCTCGCGATGACCTGGGCCGCCGCGCACGGCCGCACCTACGTCACGCCGGACGACGTGCGCGACCTCGCGATCCCGGCGCTGTCGCACCGCCTCATCCTCGAGCCCGAGGCGGAGTTCGACGGCGTGGGCGCCACCGACGTCATCGGCCAGGTGCTCCTGGACGTGCCGCCGCCCGCCGAGAACGGGCAGGCCTGA
- a CDS encoding DUF58 domain-containing protein yields MTDRTGTRSHRASGTPASGATVTRYDSERRGLAAGVERGRSALDRLADRARRVWHAVDGTVSPAGWLLLGTALAGVGAALAWHWSEGAIVAAGAAMLLLVCVPFLLGTHTYEVELDLERDRVVAGTDLSATLEIANRGRRSSLPAVLDIPVGDGLVETQVPFLRPHATHRETLTIGASRRGVISVGPMTIGRGDPLGVLRRDHTWPGEQTIYVHPVTTSIPSTSAGLIRDLEGQVTRTIVDSDLSFHAIREYLPGDSRRHVNWKSTARTGRLMVRQYEETRRSRVAVVLDLAAGAYASDDDFEMAVSVAASLGSQAVRDGREVVVSTSGEIADQDRGRLHALTTLPTTSSRALLDSMCALESGSHVMPLDQVATMTLQAAPELSLVFLATGTKHPWADLRRAALSFPADVQVVVVRCETGAEPSLRTARDMRIATVGMLHDLGHLLLRASV; encoded by the coding sequence ATGACCGACCGCACCGGCACTCGCAGCCACCGCGCCTCAGGTACGCCGGCCTCCGGCGCGACCGTGACGCGGTACGACAGCGAGCGCCGCGGCCTCGCCGCGGGGGTCGAGCGCGGCCGCTCGGCCCTCGACCGCCTCGCGGACAGGGCCCGACGGGTGTGGCACGCCGTGGACGGCACCGTCAGCCCCGCGGGCTGGCTGCTGCTGGGGACCGCCCTGGCAGGCGTCGGCGCCGCGCTCGCGTGGCACTGGTCGGAGGGCGCGATCGTCGCGGCCGGCGCGGCGATGCTGCTGCTCGTGTGCGTCCCCTTCCTGCTCGGCACCCACACCTACGAGGTCGAGCTCGACCTCGAGCGCGACCGCGTCGTCGCCGGGACCGACCTGAGCGCCACGCTCGAGATCGCGAACCGGGGTCGGCGCTCCTCACTGCCCGCGGTGCTCGACATCCCCGTCGGCGACGGGCTCGTCGAGACCCAGGTGCCGTTCCTGCGTCCCCACGCGACGCATCGCGAGACCCTCACGATCGGCGCCTCTCGTCGCGGCGTCATCAGCGTCGGCCCCATGACGATCGGCCGCGGTGACCCGCTGGGCGTGCTGCGCCGCGACCACACCTGGCCCGGCGAGCAGACCATCTACGTCCACCCGGTCACGACGTCGATCCCCTCGACGAGCGCGGGCCTGATCCGCGACCTCGAAGGCCAGGTCACCCGCACCATCGTGGACTCGGACCTGTCCTTCCACGCGATCCGCGAGTACCTGCCCGGCGACTCGCGGCGCCACGTCAACTGGAAGTCCACGGCCCGCACCGGCCGGCTGATGGTCCGTCAGTACGAGGAGACGAGGCGCTCGCGCGTGGCCGTCGTCCTGGATCTCGCCGCGGGGGCGTACGCGTCGGACGACGACTTCGAGATGGCGGTGTCCGTCGCGGCGTCGCTCGGGTCCCAGGCGGTGCGCGACGGACGCGAGGTCGTCGTGTCGACGAGCGGCGAGATCGCCGACCAGGACCGGGGGAGGCTCCATGCGCTCACCACGCTGCCCACGACCTCCTCGCGCGCGCTGCTCGACTCGATGTGCGCGCTCGAGTCCGGCTCCCATGTGATGCCGCTCGACCAGGTCGCGACCATGACCCTCCAGGCCGCGCCCGAGCTGTCGCTCGTGTTCCTCGCGACGGGCACGAAGCACCCCTGGGCCGATCTGCGGCGCGCGGCGCTGTCGTTCCCCGCGGACGTGCAGGTGGTCGTCGTGCGATGCGAGACGGGTGCGGAGCCCTCGCTCAGGACGGCGCGCGACATGCGCATCGCGACGGTCGGCATGCTCCACGACCTGGGACACCTGCTGCTGAGGGCGAGCGTGTGA